The nucleotide window CGCGCGTTGCATCCATTGCATCTGGCTCACTCTGTCTCTGCCTCATGAAGCCCCTCACCTCTCGTTTTCTATTGCCTCCAGTTATCCCTTGCCATCTGAGTCATCGACACCGAAAACCTCTCTCCCACACCGGTCAGTCACGTCATCTCTTGTGTCAGCTTCTCTTTCCACTCTCTAGCTCATTCTTTGGTGGCTTTCCCCTTATTTTGTCAGTGCGTTTTACCCTTTGCCGCTGATGTTGCCTTCTCTATTTCATACCACCGCGTCGTGTAGATGATCGGGCGCAAGCCACACGAGCCGAATAAGACGAAGACAGACATCGACTACACGCGCACCCTCCTAGAGAGAACACGTACTCGTGTTCGTATGGTTAAAGGCCTCGCTCAGGCTTTCCCTTGTGCTGCTCACAAGCtttccaccaccatcaccaccaggATACTGTAGAACGATCGGGCGCAGGCGGAGAGAATGGCGAAAAAGAGTAGTGATGCCGAGACAGAGCTGGCGAAGTTGCAGGTGCCGACGCACTTGTTGCCTGGCGCGCCACTAGAGGCTTCGTCGTTCACGCCCTCCAACAGTGTGGTGGCGCCAGGCAATaatggcggtgctgcgcaggctGCAAAGGCCGGTAGGCTACGAGAGCGCATCAAGCCCTACCCCGTCTCTGGGAGCAAACCCGCGTACTACAGCGTACTGGAGGACATCGAACGACGACGCGCACGCGAGTTGCGTCGTACCCTGCGCGTCGCCGATGCTGCAAAGCGAAGGCAGCAGAACCGGACGATTGCCATGGCACTTGCGCTCATCGTGGTACTTGGCCTGACCGTcttggtttttttttttcgcagTTCGCGTGAAGTGAATTGACTGAACTtgtttcgctctcttccgctTTTCTGGTTCTTGTGATGCATCACGCTGGCGTTGTCGAGAGTTCCCTTCGCGTTGTGTGCGCTTCTCACCACTTGCGAACTGCGGCTCGCGCACGGCGTACGTTTTGAAGTGGATGACTGCGGAAGTACGTTGCACGGTTTGCTTGGCTACTCGCAGCCACAGCGAAAGACGCGCGCCTCTGTCACGCGTAGAtcgagggaggagagggaaaaagaggaagagagtattggtggcgtgtgcgccttctctctctccttgttttTTTTCGTTTACTGTCTTCCTACACCCCTCTTCCTATCCATTGGCTTGTACGCCGCATACTCTTCTCGTTCGCTCATGCAGGGCTGCTCTTCCGCGATAGGTCAGCCGGGTATGCGTCTGTGCAGCACGATGACCATTACCCATCACGCAGTGAATGGAGAGCACCGTTGAGTCGCGTTTGATGCCAGTCAGATGCGCGTGTCTGCTTTCGTGTCCATTTTGTTCTTCGCACTTTTCCATCCTACACTCTTCCGCCCTGTTTATCGTTCTACGGCGTCGGAACAAACAAACCAGGCGGCATCGACAGAGCTCACTGAGGCGTGAAACAGGCGCTAACGAAAGTCGCACttgcctttctttctcctccacgTATGGGAGCTTGCAGATACACGTCCGAAAGGGTGCTCTGGCGGTTGCCTAGCACCACCCCCCCTTCCGTTCAATTCCTTGGTCCAGCACCGCTTCACTATACACCTCACTTCGCCCtgcaaagagggagggacaaAATCTGCAGCGCTTGACTGGTACGTGTGCTCAAAATatgcctttttctctctctgtcacctcttttccttttcggtTTACTTGTGGTTTTCACCCGTGCGTGTTACCCCCTCACcacccagacacacacccccacacagaCAGTTGTAAGGGCCGACAATCAgggcaaggaggaggaagaaagaaacAGCATGCACCTCAGAGGCAGCACAAGCACTCCTGATTTCATATGTGTTACTGCTTCACCGACGAGTAGAGGCGTGTGGTGATCACAAGTCCTGTCTGGCGTTTCTCTTGGTGTCGTGTGTGATTGAGAGTTTGCGCCCTTCTGCTGGTGTGCTTGTGCAAAGCTAGCTGAAGAGGAGACGCCACCTTTTGCAAATCAGCGCGCGTTGCACGCCCTGTGCAGCGTCGTGGCACCTCgactgttgctgctggtggtgctgctgcggactGCTGGTCTCGCAAGTGTGTCCTGGATCCGAGTAACCTCTTTTCGCGAACGTGGTGGCAGACCGACTGCTGTCCTTCACTGCTCTCGCACGCGCTTGTCTCGTCTTTCCCTGCCGCCTTGTGCGAATTTGTAAGCGTAATTCATTTTTGTTGGTGGTCGGTTGTggtgcctgtgcgcgtgAGAGCTTCCATTCGTTTTGGCTCGAGTCAGCAGGCAGTGCTCTGGAGCATACGCACCCAAGCAGAACTTACATTTCAAATTTGTGCATAATGGCAACGATGTCATCGTCCTCAGCGAGCGAGGCTGCCGTGCGTTCGGCCTGGTTCGACGCAATCGACGCGACAGCTGCCATGACGAGCACGGAGCCGTTGCAGCCCGCGGCGGAGTACACGGCCGACTCCTGCCTGCCCACACTCTCTCTGGCTGGTAGCCAGGCAGGCTTTTTTGAGCAGCTCAATGAGCTCGACAGGGGGTTTGCTGAGGCCTCCTCATCGCTGTTCCTTCCACAAATGACGTTAGAGGAGGCATGCCACGCGAAACCGAGCTTCTACCAAACCTTCCGCGGTGAGCTCGAGATCACGGAGACGACGTTTCAGCCACTGCTAGTGAAGCAGCGCGATGAATCCAGACAGGAAGCCGAGAGCTCGGCGAGGAATGGCCGCTACAGTTCTCGCAGACGGCGGCAGGAAGCcccggtgccgccgcgcggcACAGCCCCACTTTATGGTGGCTTTCTAGGTCAAGAGGCGATGTCACCGagcacggcggtgcagcgcaagCCGGACTTTATGCCGatcctcctcgtcccctCCGCTGCCACAGCTCCTCTGCAGCTCATGAACATCAAGCAGTTCCTGGAGCACGGCGCCTACGTTGATCCCGCCAACTTGTATGTAGATCGTGAGACTGGCGTAGTCAACATTCGCGACTCGAAGCCGCGCTCGGTGGTAGTGAAGCCTGGCAGCTTCCATGATCCACACCGGTACCGCGTCGCCTTTCGGCAGTTCCGCGTCGTCGACGACCCAGACGAGGTGGATGACTgggcgcacgtgtgtggtTGCATCGTCGAGGGTAAGCTGTGGCAGCTGAAAGGCTGGTACCCACAGGAGCAAGCGCAGTCGCGCGACCCGAGCCGCCTCTTCTCGCGCATTCGGGCTTTTTTAGCGTACTTTGAGGAGGACAAGGTGCCCCCGCAATGCCGTGAGTGGAACGTGCAGAGTCTTGCCTTGACGCGTAACCTGCTGAAGGATCAGGTGCACATCGCACTTGCTTCGCAGTTCTGGGAGCAGCTCTACACCTTTCTAGATGAACATCCGATGTTCTCCAGGTACACCATTCCACTCACAGACGAGCGCCTGTAGTGCCGCATCGTGTGGTGTTGACGACGTGGCGTTTGCGtttgcgtgtgcgcgtgcgtttTTCTCcgtctttttttctttattATTCGCTCTGGTCGCTGCGCGGAGACAtaacaagagagaaggacaggAGGATGCCATGCGAGGGCGCATGCTTGCATTCTTCTGCGCTGATGCGTAGGCGGGCTTGATgcacttcttctctctgtctcttcgTTTTGGCTGACTGGAGGgctttttcttcgctttctcGATTGCCCTTCTCTTATGTCTCTCGTGCATCGCAAGTGAtagaggagagggacagcTCAAGGCAAGGAGACGCCAGGAAGCTGCcagggcagagagagactcCTCCTGTtgagtgtgtggggggaggggggaggaagcggaggaggagggaagggcgATGGTGCATGCACTTGTATCATGCTGAATCTTATTTTCAGTGGTCTTGTCTTTGCTATTAACGTGAGGAGTGACGACGAAGAAGCGGAGCACcccgcacacccacccactaACAGACAGGGACGGACAAGCTGTAACGGGCATTCAAGCAAAGCGCCAAAACAAAAAATAACAACAGAAGAACACACACccccgaaaaaaaaagaagacacACCGAACATAACCGAGCAACTATCTCGAGCCTTAAACTTatgctctcctctttttctcctgctctccaccacctgcccATTTTCCCCCTTGCGCGCCTTACACCTCTTTTCGGTACTACTGTGCTTGCCACATCTTCTTCATGCCTGTGCTGTGGTcgatttctttttttttttgagtgGTGTAGGccagaagggggggggagcagccCAGAGGTGGGGGCAGGGCGATCGGGCGGCGGCCAAGTATGGAGGAGGATGAGAAACGACGACATCAGGAGCAAGCAACTTAGGCGACAGGCGCAGCCCACTCTCtcactttctcctcttctctatGCCCCACTGACCGttgttctcttcctcgcccccACTCCTGATTACCATGGCTTTACGTAGTGGGACTGTGTACATATTTTTGAGAGGTAGGGAAGGTCATCCAAGGCATAGTAGGCAACGACGCGGTTTTCtcatattttttttttttgtcctcctctctctgccatcTTCGTTGCTCGTctttgtgtctctctttcctctttatccctcgctccttctcttcaTCGTTGTGGTCGCGTGGGGTACGTCTTGGCTGGccatctctcccccctttcccccctctctccttttctgtctTGTGGCGTTGCCCACTCTTTCTTGTCTGTGGCCGTTCTTTGGCTCAACGCTCTGCGGTTTCTTTCTTTGTCACTCCCACAGGACATGACACGCTCGCAGGCGCGTAtgtctgtgcgtctgtgcacctctccctctcttcgtgaATCTTCGCGAACCGCTCGGCTGTGCGGTGCCCCAGCCGAGCGTTTCCGTCTTGGGGGCTTCACCGCGGTTCCTTCAATGCTAGTGCAAAACAAATCGATTGGATCGAAAGGaaatgccccccccccccccccccccccaaccaccaccaaagAGTGGAGAAGACGGTTGACGGGATTCACGGTGATGGAGAACGTAACATTCTATATCTGTTTCTGCGCGCGACTCTGGTGAGGAGGTGTGTGTCACCTCTGTTGCAGCGCGCATGATTGGTCTTGGGTCGTAGgtttgggtgggtgggcggatTCTGTGCCAGGGTCTCTCTTTGACCCTTTAATCCCCCTACTATTACGGCTATGCGGCGGGTAGTGTGTTTGGTGTGGGAGGTAGCGCTGCGTGAAGCAAGTGCCATTGCGCGTGTGGGCCCGCGTCTATCTTTTCCGCTGAGGGACGAGCGACCATATTGGCGCATGTGcacttcgtttttttttttttttttttccgagGACAGCGAGGGCTTGAGCGAAAAAGTGAAGGAAATGATGATTTACCCACGCAATCGACTGCGACAGGTCGAGCAGGGTGGCTTGCCACTGTATTTAGGGTTTTATGCGTGCTGCGGTTCAAAGTTGTCGGCGCTATGGTGCTGTCGACGGTACAGCCAGTCTGCAGCCCTTTTGTACGCCCCACTTACCCAAGTCTCAACGGTGGAAACTGTGACTACAGCGACACGAATCCTGGTTGAACGGACTGCGCTTTAGAGCGActatgggtgtgtgggctGAGGTAAGGTCCCACGTGATCGGCATCGTcaagagcagagaaaacgATGCCACACGGGTACGCCCCCCACCAAGACTTACTTTGAGCAGTCTTTCACTCCCGTCCCTTTAGCACCCAGGGGTGCTCATTGAAGAGCTGTCTTCTGGACAAACTGTAtgttccccttctctctccacttaACACTCTTTGCTTTGGGGCCTGTTACGCACCTGCACGTCCTCTTGCCTCTCTTGTTCACCcctacacacccacgcccacaATGGTCAAGCACTGATCGCAGATAGAGAGAATTCAACGCGCCCGCTCAGGCACCAACACGAGACAGCTGGCGCAAGCAGCAATTCGACTGACCCCATCCCATATTCTCCCACAcctttattttttttttcgccgaTAATGCTTCGTCGCCTTGCCAACTGCTCCACGTCCTTCGTGACGGGGGCCGCCGTGCAGAGGCGCTCCACCACCATTCTCTCTGTGCGAAAGGGCAACAAGGTAATTCTGATTGGGGACCGTCAGGTGACCTTGGGCGAGCGTATTGTGGCGAAGAGTAGCGCCTGCAAGCTGCGCAAGCTCAACGACAACGTTGCGATTGGTTTTGCCGGCAGCACGGCGGACGCGTTTGCGCTGATGGAGAAGCTGGAAAACAAACTAAACGACTTTCCAGACCAGCTCTCTCGCGCCGCGGTGGAGCTTGCAAAGGACTGGCGCACCGACCGCgccctccgccgcctcgagGCGTCCCTCATTGTGTGTAGCAAGGAGGAGACGCTGGAGATTGATGGGCAGGGAAACGTAATCACCCCCGAGGAAGACGGTATCATTGCCATTGGGTCGGGCGGCACGTACGCCAAGGCGGCGGCTCGTGCGCTGATTGACGTTGACGGCTATGATGCGGAGCGCATTGCACTCAAGGCGATGAAGATTGCGACCGACATTGATGTcttcagcaacagcaactgGGATGTGGAGATGTTGACGCGTGAGGAAGAAGCGGTAaagaaggaggcggagaaggcggcgcaggccaaggaggagaagaaggagtGAGCATGTGCTTGTCTCTGCGGCTGGCGTGCAGGGTCGTCTCTTCTTCGTAGCACCGTCCGCCTTCGGCATCGCGACACACGTCGGCTCATGGGCCCCATTTCCTCCTGCACGTTGCGGCCGTGCAAATCGTATTTGCCAAGCGCTCgattttttccttcttttccttctaTTGGGGTGCTGGCGTTGATGCTGTTCTTGTAAGGAATATAAAGCAGCATAAAGGAACACGCCTGGATTGTGCTGGAGCAACCGATGGTGACTTACGCCCgcgcgcgtctctctctttcgtgtATGTCGTTAAGCTtctgttggtgtgtgtgtgtgtgtgtgcgagtgggTGTTTTATTTTACGTTACGTCTCTGTTTTCTATGGCGTTTCCGGTTGAGCAGCCGATAGGCTGTCGAGTTgaagagacacacaagcacgccAGTAGCGAAACAAATAAGACGTTAAGACTAGACAGTGTAAAGGgagctccccctcccccagccttgttgtgtgtgcgttgaaTGCTGCTTACGCCAGCGTCGTTTTGCATTTCCGCCTGCTCGCATCGGCGGTGAAGGGTGGAGGACGCAACGCGACTTCCACGGGACAGACGGCTGTTCGTGCAACGTCTCCGTCTGCCCAACGGGAAGAGAGGTGATGATGCTCCCACAGGGCTCTGGTGCGCGCACAAAAATGTGCGACTAGTGACATGGGCATCCTGGCGGCAGCCGTTGCGTCTATCTCTATCTGCTACCCTCCGGGCGGTCTGCTTAGCTCGTTACGTCCCCGTACCcatgcctcctcctcctcaagtACGCTCTGAGCGTGTTCTCTCTTATTCATCCCAATTCCTTCTTACTTATCTTTCCCGTCACTTGACTCGCTCAACAATGCATCTTTGCCGCTGTTCACACGTTGGAGTgaacttctctctctctctctctctcgctatTGCGTCTTCCACGACACCGACACGCATGCACGAAACGCCTCTCCCGTGTCCTCTGTGTTTGCCCCCTTCATCGCACGAATTCCCACAAAAAGGAGCGCACAAGCCCACATTCGCTCGAACCGCAAGTAAAAAGAAGTGCAAAGTGCCGAGAACGAGCGCACAGAGGTGTAAGCGGGGTAAGTAGCACTcatcagcagcgcgcacccACAGACATACACGAAAGGGAGAAACACCAAGTGCGCGCTTTAACTGACAGAGAAAAATTCAAAAGACGAGTAGCAGCCAACAGTGCCCCCGTGTGGAAAAGCAAAGCGACATCGAGTCTTTCTTTTGCCGCTTGCGGTcttgtgtgcgtttgtgtctgcgtgtctcTTGacgcctctttccttttcttcccctgTTACTGCTTTACTCTTCGTACCGCTTCCTCGaaatgtttttttttttttttctcctctccaaTCACGCTTAATGGTAACCGACTCGACTAACAGAAgataccccctcccccacacccccacacaacTGCCCCTTACTcaccccccttctcctttcacCACGCTTCGTTCGCTTTCTATTAGCGATCTGGCACACTTTGCAGACGTTAGTGTCCtttgtgtttttctcttgcttTTACTTTCCACTTCTTCTTTGGCTGTagcagcgcctgcgtctGAGTAGACGCATGACTAGgcttgtgcgtgtatgtgctgCTGAGAGATCGTGGGCGATCCACGTACAGAAATACACTGCGCAAAGCAGCGTGTATCTCGACGAAGAGTACTTAAGGATACGTCGCtgactctctctcctgcactctctcgtcctcttcccctttgcACTTGCCTACCGCACCGTTTGCCATGGCACAAGTTAACTCCTctggtgtcgctgccgcagcgacgtCTAGCAAAGTGGGCGCATTGTCGTCTCATCCGCTCAAGGCGACAAACATTGGCAAGGATAACGACTCTTCTTTTGGTGCCGGCGCTCCGCATGGACAAGTGCAGGGGCGTGCCCGAGGATGACACCACCAGCCGGGCAAGGGCCACATTGCGGGAACATGCgatggcgagcagcagcacgccccAGGCCTGTGGAAGTCGATGATAGGGTCGCAGAGGGCCTCCATGACCCCGCCATCACTCGTGATAGATGAGAACACCCGCGGCCAGGGTCGAGGGCAAGCTGCCCGTTCAGGCAGTCAGCAGAATAGGCACTCGTgggaagacgacagcggctgcccTGCGGATAGTGCGTACATTGCTTTGACgagcgcgccgctgcacagGCGGCCCCGCCTTCCTTTCCTGGCGTACGTCTTCCCGCCTGGTGTTGGTCCGCGTCGGCGACGGTGTATCCGCTCTCCGAGGACGACCTCCTGGGCTTTTTCCATTATCTACAGCTGACCTCCCAGGAGAAGGCGGCACGAGCGCGGCTGTTTGATTACGTCCAGACGTGCATGGCGGAGGTGTGGGGTCCTTGTAAAGCGGGAAGCAAACCCCGCGCGACAGCACAGGTGATGCTCTACGGCAGCTACGCTCTAGGGATTTCTTATCCACGCAGCGATATCGATCTTGTCCTCACCTTCCCGGCCGAGGAGCAAAAGGACACCGCTAGGTTTGCGGTGAAGAGGAGTGGTTGCGGGGATCTTGTTCCCGCGGTGCCGATGGCCTTTAAGGAACGCCAGGCACTGTGTCTGGAGCGGCTCCACGACCTCGCCGAGCAGCTTTGGAAGTCGGCATCGTTTCCCCAACTGGAGGTAGAGATACACGGTCAGTGCTACGTGACGCGCATTCATCTGCGAGACATGACCTGCAATGGCGTGTCGTGTGACATCAACAGCTCCTTCGTCTCTGCGCGCGTCGCCCGCATCGTGGCGCGTCGGCGGCTATGACTGCAAGACTTGCCGCTCGGGGCGTTTCTAGTGCGCCTCACCAAGGCAGCCGTGAAGCAGTGGGGGTCTCAACATAGTCGTCTGCGGTGGCGTCACGTCCACAGCGCTTTACTCCCTGGTGGCCTGCTTCCTCGCTTAGATGGAGCAGCTTCGTCCACAcgcgcaggtggaggagaaccTGTCCCCGCCGCGCTACGAGGAGGCCTCCGCCACGC belongs to Leishmania braziliensis MHOM/BR/75/M2904 complete genome, chromosome 36 and includes:
- a CDS encoding hs1vu complex proteolytic subunit-like,threonine peptidase, Clan T(1), family T1B; translation: MLRRLANCSTSFVTGAAVQRRSTTILSVRKGNKVILIGDRQVTLGERIVAKSSACKLRKLNDNVAIGFAGSTADAFALMEKLENKLNDFPDQLSRAAVELAKDWRTDRALRRLEASLIVCSKEETLEIDGQGNVITPEEDGIIAIGSGGTYAKAAARALIDVDGYDAERIALKAMKIATDIDVFSNSNWDVEMLTREEEAVKKEAEKAAQAKEEKKE